The DNA sequence AGGCTCGCGCATCGACTTAGCTCCAGGGGAGAAAATGACGGTGCGCGATTTGTACAGTGCGATGGCCATTGCCTCAGCAAATAACGCCACCGTTGCACTCGCCGAACACATCGCCTCTTCCGAGGCGGCGTTTACGAAACTAATGAATAAAAAGGCGCGGCAATTAGGGTTGTCGCGAGGGACGCACTTTATAAACTCTACTGGCTTAGACGAGCATGGCCGAGAATCGCAAATGACGGCGAAGGACGTTGCCAAGTTGGCGTATCGCTTACTGCATGATTACCCGGAGGTGCTGGGCACTGCCAACATCCCTCGCTATAAGCTTGAGCGCGGTGGGCCGCGCATTCGCAATACGAACCTCATGCTTCGCACGCGGCGGGAAGAGTTGCAGTTTGCCGGCGTGGACGGGCTAAAAACAGGGTTTACAGACGGGGCGGGGTATTGTTTTACTGGCACGGCGAAACGGGGCGAGAAGCGTGTCATTTCAGTCGTTATGGGGACAGACTCGATCAAAAGCCGCTTTATTGAGACGAAGAAGTTGCTCTCTTACGGCTTTCATCCGTTGAACTTCATCGCACTGCAAGCGAACGCAGATTCGTAAGAGTAGCTTTAAGCGTAAGAGTAAGATTTAAGCGTAAGAGTAAGCTTTAAGGTAGTAGAAGTAGTGCTTGAAGTTATGGATGACGTATTCAAGGTGGTCACCGAACGGATGGAAAAGCAACCGAACCGACAGGGGGCGGCCGGTTGATAAACAGAAAAAAAGTGCCGCGTGCAGTTGTTCTAAGGCAAACTGCAGCGGCACATGTTTATTTTTAAGGCTTAAAGA is a window from the Numidum massiliense genome containing:
- a CDS encoding D-alanyl-D-alanine carboxypeptidase family protein, which codes for MKIALSKHAIVFIVSFFGFISSLGDDYSLDSPNVEAKAAVLMDAHSGKILFEQNSEQPLPPASMSKMMSEYIVLEKVARGKLKWDEIVTVSENAALTEGSRIDLAPGEKMTVRDLYSAMAIASANNATVALAEHIASSEAAFTKLMNKKARQLGLSRGTHFINSTGLDEHGRESQMTAKDVAKLAYRLLHDYPEVLGTANIPRYKLERGGPRIRNTNLMLRTRREELQFAGVDGLKTGFTDGAGYCFTGTAKRGEKRVISVVMGTDSIKSRFIETKKLLSYGFHPLNFIALQANADS